The following proteins are co-located in the Trichormus variabilis 0441 genome:
- a CDS encoding transketolase, whose protein sequence is MTTQEQLHQWHELAQQLRIDSIRATTVAGSGHPTSSMSSADLMAVLLTNYLHYDFDNPHHPNNDRFILSKGHAAPLLYAMYKAAGVITDEELMSLRQMGSRLEGHPTPVLPWVDVATGSLGQGLPIGVGLGLAGKYLDQLPYNVWVLLGDSETAEGSVWEAFDHAAHYTLDNLIAIIDVNRLGQRGQTELGWNTQAYANRAKAFGWQAIEIDGHNLTEIDQAFSAAISINDRPTVIIARTKKGKGVASLEDLGGWHGKALKPDAAKQAIAELGGERHITIQVAQPEPGQPTLLHPQPLQLPTYKQGAEVATRRAYGDALKALGAAQPDVVALDAEVSNSTYTEDFAEAYPERYFEMYIAEQQMVAAAVGLQVRQYKPFAATFAAFLTRAYDFVRMAAISRANIKLVGSHAGVSIGQDGPSQMALEDLAAFRAVGNSTVLYPCDANQTAKLVEQMSDRQGIVYLRTTRENTPVIYGIEEEFSIGGSKVIRSSDQDQATIIGAGITLHEAIKAGDRLKNEGITVRIIDAYSVKPIDVQTLHQAANDTEGNLVVVEDHWQEGGLGAAVLDAFAGIGDLPSYDGPPLQLIKLAVHHMPGSGTPEELLHAANIDADAIVEAVKSQVRHLIGTRV, encoded by the coding sequence ATGACTACCCAAGAGCAACTACACCAATGGCATGAATTAGCGCAACAATTGCGAATAGATAGTATTCGCGCCACAACCGTCGCTGGTTCAGGCCACCCCACTTCTTCCATGTCCTCTGCCGATTTAATGGCGGTGTTATTAACTAATTATCTTCACTACGATTTTGACAATCCACATCACCCTAATAACGATCGCTTTATTCTCTCTAAAGGACACGCTGCACCCTTACTTTACGCCATGTATAAAGCGGCTGGGGTCATCACCGATGAGGAATTAATGTCATTGCGGCAAATGGGTAGCCGTCTGGAAGGTCATCCCACCCCAGTATTACCTTGGGTGGATGTGGCGACTGGTTCCTTAGGGCAAGGATTACCCATCGGTGTGGGGTTGGGTTTAGCTGGGAAGTATTTAGACCAGCTACCTTATAACGTCTGGGTGTTGTTAGGTGACAGTGAAACAGCCGAAGGTTCTGTGTGGGAAGCCTTCGACCATGCCGCACACTACACCCTAGACAATCTCATTGCCATTATCGATGTCAACCGCCTTGGTCAACGGGGTCAGACAGAATTAGGGTGGAATACTCAAGCCTATGCTAATCGTGCCAAGGCTTTTGGTTGGCAAGCCATAGAAATAGATGGTCACAATTTGACGGAGATTGACCAAGCCTTTAGTGCGGCGATTAGTATTAACGATCGCCCCACCGTCATTATTGCCCGTACCAAGAAAGGTAAAGGTGTAGCGTCTTTGGAAGATTTGGGCGGGTGGCATGGCAAAGCTTTAAAGCCTGATGCAGCAAAACAAGCGATCGCTGAGTTAGGTGGTGAACGTCACATTACTATTCAAGTAGCCCAACCTGAACCAGGACAACCCACATTACTCCACCCCCAGCCCTTGCAACTACCCACTTATAAACAAGGTGCAGAAGTTGCCACACGTCGCGCTTATGGTGACGCTCTCAAAGCCTTAGGCGCAGCGCAACCCGATGTTGTTGCCCTAGATGCAGAGGTGAGCAATTCCACTTACACCGAAGATTTTGCCGAAGCCTACCCAGAAAGATACTTTGAAATGTACATTGCCGAACAGCAAATGGTTGCAGCTGCTGTTGGCTTGCAAGTACGTCAGTATAAACCTTTTGCTGCGACCTTCGCCGCCTTCTTAACTCGTGCCTACGACTTTGTGAGGATGGCAGCCATCTCTCGCGCCAATATTAAATTAGTTGGTTCCCATGCGGGTGTATCCATTGGTCAAGACGGCCCTTCACAAATGGCATTGGAAGACTTAGCAGCCTTTCGGGCTGTGGGGAATAGTACCGTACTTTACCCTTGTGATGCCAATCAAACAGCGAAACTAGTAGAGCAGATGAGCGATCGCCAGGGTATTGTTTATCTCCGCACCACCAGAGAAAATACACCAGTTATCTACGGAATCGAAGAAGAGTTTTCCATCGGTGGTAGTAAAGTTATTCGTAGCTCTGACCAAGACCAAGCTACCATCATTGGTGCAGGTATAACTTTACACGAAGCCATCAAAGCAGGCGATCGCCTCAAAAACGAAGGCATTACAGTACGCATCATCGATGCGTACTCCGTTAAACCCATTGACGTACAAACCCTGCATCAAGCAGCCAATGACACAGAAGGCAATTTAGTAGTCGTCGAAGACCATTGGCAGGAAGGCGGATTAGGTGCAGCCGTGTTGGATGCCTTTGCAGGTATTGGGGATCTCCCTAGCTACGATGGCCCCCCACTGCAACTAATTAAGTTAGCAGTTCATCATATGCCTGGTTCCGGTACGCCAGAAGAATTACTCCATGCAGCCAACATTGATGCTGATGCCATTGTAGAAGCCGTGAAATCTCAAGTCAGACATCTTATTGGTACCAGAGTTTAA
- a CDS encoding DUF2382 domain-containing protein yields the protein MPLYKLEEFDPNYRETFGGDDVKALELYTQSGVRVGAIADVLVDNEGRFRYLVIDTHIDDSINKKILLPIGLSQINYPARRVYVDGLSKEQVEHLPEYHDNIAVNEEYEEKVRGIFRPQTSNLTYDRQTYDYQQEPALYNLNEQYHQTFRLYEERLIANKHRVKTGEVAVGKHIETENARVAVPIQRERVVIERAAPTSPDTIVDPKEVKFQQGEVARIELYEETPEIRKEAFVREEVRVRKVVESDTVEAQDVIRREELDIDTAGNLLVNETNVEKHENV from the coding sequence ATGCCTCTTTATAAACTTGAAGAATTCGACCCTAACTACAGAGAAACCTTTGGTGGTGATGACGTTAAAGCTTTAGAACTCTATACCCAAAGTGGAGTGAGAGTTGGAGCGATCGCTGATGTCTTAGTTGATAATGAAGGACGCTTTCGTTATCTAGTAATTGACACTCATATTGATGATTCAATTAACAAAAAAATCTTACTACCAATTGGTCTGTCCCAGATCAATTATCCAGCAAGGCGTGTTTATGTTGACGGACTGAGCAAAGAACAAGTAGAACATTTACCTGAATATCACGACAATATTGCAGTTAATGAAGAATACGAAGAAAAAGTACGCGGTATATTTCGTCCACAGACTAGTAATTTAACTTATGACCGTCAGACATACGACTACCAGCAAGAACCAGCTTTATATAATTTGAATGAGCAATATCATCAAACTTTCAGGCTTTACGAAGAAAGATTAATTGCTAACAAGCATCGTGTTAAAACCGGTGAAGTAGCTGTTGGTAAACACATTGAAACAGAAAACGCACGGGTGGCTGTGCCTATTCAAAGAGAACGTGTAGTGATTGAAAGAGCCGCACCAACATCACCAGATACGATAGTAGATCCAAAAGAAGTTAAGTTTCAACAAGGGGAAGTGGCGCGCATTGAATTGTACGAAGAAACCCCGGAAATTCGGAAAGAAGCTTTTGTCCGGGAAGAAGTCCGGGTAAGAAAAGTAGTAGAAAGTGATACCGTTGAAGCCCAAGATGTAATTCGTCGGGAAGAGTTAGATATTGATACTGCTGGTAATTTACTTGTCAATGAAACTAATGTAGAAAAGCATGAAAATGTTTGA
- a CDS encoding DUF2382 domain-containing protein produces MVLYKLADFDPNYQDSFQGNDIKGLGVYTERSDEKIGTVNDVLVDDEGHFRYLIVDLGFWIFGKKVLLPVGRSRIDYGAGRVYAIGMTRDQAENLPEFNDRLAVDYDYEERVRGVYRNPSYANTNVDRPTSLEASTPLESRTPLEASTPLDTSYQTTTPATPTHTRDTYNYEQDPTLFGLNEQDHQTLRLYEERLIANKRRQKTGEVAVGKHVETETARVAVPVERERVVIERVTPADAGAAVAPGTADFREGEVARVELHEETPDIRKEAFVREEVRVQKVVEHDTVEAQEKIRREELDVNAPGLPIEER; encoded by the coding sequence ATGGTACTTTACAAGTTAGCTGATTTTGATCCTAATTATCAAGACTCCTTTCAAGGTAACGACATTAAAGGACTTGGAGTCTACACAGAAAGAAGCGATGAAAAAATTGGTACTGTCAATGACGTTTTAGTGGATGATGAAGGACACTTCCGCTATTTAATTGTTGACTTAGGTTTTTGGATTTTTGGTAAAAAAGTATTACTGCCAGTCGGTCGTTCTCGCATCGATTATGGTGCTGGTCGTGTTTATGCAATTGGGATGACCAGAGACCAAGCTGAAAATTTACCTGAATTCAATGACCGTTTAGCTGTTGATTACGATTATGAAGAACGGGTGCGTGGAGTATATCGTAATCCCAGTTACGCTAATACAAACGTAGACAGACCCACTTCTTTGGAAGCATCCACACCTCTGGAAAGTAGAACACCTCTAGAAGCTTCTACACCTTTAGACACAAGCTATCAAACAACTACGCCAGCAACACCCACTCATACCCGCGACACTTACAATTACGAACAAGATCCGACTTTGTTCGGACTCAATGAGCAAGATCATCAAACTCTGAGACTTTATGAAGAACGGCTAATTGCCAATAAACGCCGTCAAAAAACTGGTGAAGTAGCTGTTGGTAAGCACGTAGAAACGGAAACTGCACGGGTTGCAGTACCAGTGGAAAGAGAACGCGTTGTGATTGAACGTGTTACACCAGCAGATGCTGGTGCTGCTGTTGCACCTGGTACGGCTGATTTCCGTGAAGGCGAAGTTGCTCGCGTAGAACTTCATGAAGAAACCCCCGACATTCGCAAAGAGGCTTTTGTACGTGAAGAAGTCAGAGTTCAAAAAGTTGTCGAACATGACACTGTGGAAGCTCAAGAAAAAATCCGTCGTGAAGAATTAGACGTGAATGCTCCCGGTCTTCCCATTGAAGAACGTTAG
- a CDS encoding DUF2382 domain-containing protein produces the protein MPDDLAAKIPIHQQITDNSTEQNNHHIIEEEKNIRLLEEKLIVDIHRQKIGEVVVRKVIETQMVQVPVRREKLIVEQIGPEHKQLAEIDLSQGEMSGIELAHNASHELPSWNGGLTVSGSFSSPKIASLLLNAIALERKHGCQQVRVSIVVEDEEHQKKYQEWFDRCSHGQLPKHEKSADI, from the coding sequence ATGCCTGATGATTTAGCCGCAAAAATACCAATTCACCAACAAATAACTGATAATTCAACTGAGCAAAACAATCACCATATCATTGAGGAAGAAAAGAACATTCGCTTATTGGAAGAAAAGCTGATAGTTGATATTCATAGGCAGAAAATTGGTGAAGTCGTTGTTCGTAAGGTAATCGAAACTCAGATGGTGCAAGTTCCTGTGCGGCGCGAAAAGCTGATTGTGGAACAAATAGGCCCAGAACACAAACAACTTGCAGAGATCGATTTAAGCCAAGGAGAGATGAGCGGTATTGAATTAGCTCACAATGCTAGTCATGAATTACCAAGTTGGAATGGTGGTTTAACTGTGAGTGGCAGCTTTAGCTCTCCTAAAATTGCTAGTTTATTATTAAATGCGATCGCTCTAGAACGCAAACACGGTTGTCAACAGGTGCGAGTCTCCATTGTGGTGGAAGACGAAGAACACCAAAAAAAATACCAAGAGTGGTTTGATCGTTGTTCTCATGGTCAGTTACCAAAACACGAAAAGTCGGCTGATATCTAG
- a CDS encoding glutathione S-transferase family protein: protein MTSINKTQKKGKSLPPKLIIGLGKFVWTTLWQIMMSKLAPRNQSGEYIRPASQFRNSVKTGGDSPYQPAAGRYTLYVGLGCPWAHRTLVVRALKGLEDAISVSIVVPSPDSGGWVFNTPEEGCQTLAELYALAEPGYSGRSTVPVLWDKETKTIVNNESADIIVMLNSEFNEFAKNPTLNLYPEELKQKIDWWNGKIYANVNNGVYRCGFAQTQEAYDKACDELFTTLDEIEVALANSRYLCGGQVTLADVRLFTTLFRFDIVYYGLFKCNRRRIQDYKNLGAYLRELYQLEGVASTCDLESIKRDYYGNLFPLNPGGIIPSGPDMAYLGLTQVS from the coding sequence ATGACTAGTATCAATAAGACTCAGAAAAAAGGCAAGTCGCTACCACCTAAATTGATTATTGGGTTGGGTAAGTTTGTGTGGACAACCCTTTGGCAGATCATGATGTCAAAACTTGCCCCCCGTAATCAATCAGGAGAATATATTCGTCCTGCTAGCCAGTTTAGGAATTCTGTCAAAACTGGGGGAGATAGCCCCTACCAACCAGCCGCAGGACGTTACACTCTCTATGTTGGTTTGGGTTGTCCTTGGGCGCACCGCACGCTAGTTGTTCGGGCGTTGAAAGGACTAGAGGATGCAATTTCGGTATCTATTGTTGTTCCCTCTCCCGATTCAGGTGGCTGGGTGTTCAACACTCCAGAGGAAGGTTGTCAGACTTTAGCTGAATTATATGCCTTAGCGGAACCTGGCTATAGTGGACGCTCTACTGTGCCAGTATTGTGGGATAAAGAAACAAAAACTATTGTCAATAACGAGAGTGCAGACATTATCGTGATGCTGAACTCTGAATTTAATGAGTTTGCGAAGAATCCCACGCTGAATCTTTATCCTGAAGAACTAAAACAAAAAATTGACTGGTGGAACGGGAAGATTTACGCCAATGTCAATAACGGCGTATATCGTTGCGGTTTTGCCCAAACCCAAGAGGCTTATGACAAAGCCTGTGATGAATTATTCACCACCTTGGATGAGATTGAGGTTGCACTTGCCAATAGTCGCTACCTTTGTGGTGGTCAAGTCACTTTAGCTGATGTGCGTCTATTTACAACATTGTTCCGTTTTGACATTGTTTATTACGGCTTATTTAAATGTAATCGCCGCAGAATACAAGATTATAAAAATTTAGGCGCATATCTGCGCGAACTGTATCAACTAGAAGGCGTTGCTAGCACCTGTGATTTAGAAAGCATCAAACGGGACTATTATGGGAATCTATTTCCTTTGAACCCTGGAGGTATTATTCCCTCTGGGCCAGATATGGCTTACTTAGGACTTACGCAAGTGTCATAG
- the hrcA gene encoding heat-inducible transcriptional repressor HrcA codes for MQVQLTNRQQHILWATVRHYIATAEPVGSKALVEEYDLGVSSATIRNVMGVLEKSGLLYQPHTSAGRVPSDSGYRIYVDQLITPSLRDTTRTEVLAKEVESALQQHLQWEDWSLEILLQGAAQILASLSGCISLITMPQTNTASVRHLQLVQIETGRIMLILVTDSYETHSKLMDLPPARSETKPDPEVIDRELQIVSNFLNSHLRGRSLLEISTLDWSQLDREFQSYGEFLKNSVAELAHRSAAPAATQIMVRGLAEVLRQPEFSQLQQVKTIIQLLEEEQEQLWRLIFEEPELEDTHKSKVTVRIGAENPLEPIRTCSLISSTYRRGGVPLGSVGVLGPTRLDYESAIAVVAAAADYLSEAFS; via the coding sequence ATGCAAGTCCAGTTGACTAATCGACAACAGCATATACTTTGGGCAACGGTACGTCATTACATAGCTACAGCAGAGCCTGTTGGTTCAAAAGCTTTGGTCGAAGAATACGACTTGGGCGTTAGTTCTGCCACAATTCGCAATGTAATGGGCGTACTAGAGAAATCTGGGTTATTGTACCAACCGCATACATCTGCTGGACGAGTACCTTCTGACTCAGGTTATCGCATTTATGTTGACCAGTTAATTACCCCCTCTCTACGAGACACCACACGAACAGAAGTGTTAGCAAAAGAGGTAGAATCAGCCCTACAACAGCATTTGCAATGGGAAGACTGGAGTCTGGAGATACTGTTGCAAGGAGCCGCCCAAATTTTAGCTAGCTTGAGTGGGTGTATTAGCTTGATTACGATGCCTCAAACCAACACAGCATCAGTCAGACATTTGCAATTAGTGCAGATAGAAACGGGACGAATCATGCTGATTTTGGTGACGGATAGTTATGAAACCCACTCGAAGCTGATGGATTTACCCCCAGCCAGGAGCGAAACAAAACCCGACCCAGAAGTAATTGACAGGGAATTGCAGATTGTTTCTAACTTCCTAAATAGTCACTTACGGGGGCGGAGTCTGTTAGAAATCAGCACCCTAGATTGGAGTCAATTAGATCGGGAATTTCAAAGTTATGGAGAGTTTCTGAAAAATTCTGTAGCAGAACTAGCCCACCGCAGTGCTGCGCCGGCTGCAACTCAAATTATGGTACGGGGTTTGGCAGAAGTGTTACGTCAACCAGAATTCTCCCAGCTTCAGCAAGTGAAAACGATTATACAACTATTGGAAGAAGAACAAGAACAACTGTGGCGACTAATATTTGAGGAACCAGAGTTAGAAGATACGCACAAATCCAAGGTAACAGTGCGTATCGGCGCAGAAAACCCCCTAGAACCGATACGCACCTGCTCCTTAATTTCTTCTACCTATCGCCGGGGAGGAGTCCCGTTGGGTAGTGTGGGAGTTTTGGGGCCGACACGCCTAGATTACGAAAGTGCGATCGCAGTTGTAGCGGCGGCGGCGGATTACCTCTCAGAAGCCTTCAGTTAA
- a CDS encoding rhodanese-like domain-containing protein, which translates to MTGNTSGQPMTQISVNELAVYLANEDANIQLIDVREPQELAIAQIHGFVNLPLSEYAQWSEKVPTMFNPEAETLVLCHHGVRSAQMCQWLVSQGFTNVKNIAGGIAAYSLLVDSSIPQY; encoded by the coding sequence ATGACTGGGAATACTTCTGGGCAACCAATGACTCAAATTAGTGTAAATGAATTAGCTGTATATCTTGCTAATGAAGATGCAAATATTCAGTTAATAGATGTACGGGAACCGCAAGAGTTAGCGATCGCCCAAATTCATGGCTTTGTCAACTTACCTCTGAGTGAATATGCTCAGTGGTCAGAAAAAGTCCCAACTATGTTTAATCCAGAAGCAGAAACCCTTGTATTATGTCACCACGGTGTCCGTTCTGCTCAGATGTGTCAGTGGTTAGTATCTCAGGGATTCACCAATGTCAAAAATATTGCTGGTGGTATTGCTGCCTACTCTCTTCTAGTTGACTCCTCAATTCCCCAGTATTAG
- a CDS encoding DUF3352 domain-containing protein, with protein sequence MNTQRSFSGFIIAGAIALIVAAIAGFYWFFAKSPVNIVASNSQPNAAVFISKLAPVTVSLLANPDKLQSFDSSGEISKLKTSLLAKSGIDYKQDIQPWLKDEITLAVTTLDIDRDPENGRQPGYLMALATSKPEKSQEFLQLLFSKRVLAGANLATEEYQGAKVIYDSSLPESDSLAGAVIDNFVLFANNPKVLRDAINNVQAPDLNLLSSSQYQKSIKQIPKGSLATAFLNLPLVAQWQGLDLPEPTYDSEIVAFILNPQGILAETSFFTSSEIVPTSPPLSKPVGALRYIPASAGLVISGSHLDNLGDGDLAKLWTQAKTAISGSGTDIISRLVQPLTDVQKSRGINLRQDIFSWVQGEYAVALIPRAGQSIPDWVFVTEKSENVPEAIGRLDAIASSQGLSTNTIQLDKQTVVAWTELTTATQKADGKNKPSFTVEAKVKGVHTTLGNYEIFTSDLATIYEVFTDKDKSLINNRNFQDSIATIPQPNQGYVYLDWSKSQNLVEQQIPILKLIELVGKPFFENLRSLTFSSYGNEPGTLKGSILFQIDH encoded by the coding sequence ATGAACACACAACGCTCATTTTCTGGTTTTATTATTGCTGGGGCGATCGCTTTGATTGTAGCGGCGATCGCAGGCTTTTACTGGTTCTTTGCTAAAAGTCCGGTTAATATTGTCGCGTCTAATTCTCAACCTAATGCAGCCGTATTTATATCGAAGCTCGCTCCTGTAACAGTTTCATTGCTGGCGAACCCTGATAAGTTACAATCTTTCGACAGTTCAGGCGAAATATCTAAGCTCAAAACTAGCTTATTGGCTAAGAGTGGCATAGATTACAAACAAGACATTCAACCTTGGCTAAAAGATGAAATTACATTGGCTGTCACTACCCTAGATATTGACCGTGACCCGGAGAACGGTAGACAGCCAGGCTATCTGATGGCGCTAGCCACTAGCAAACCAGAGAAAAGCCAGGAATTTCTGCAATTATTGTTTTCCAAACGGGTGTTAGCCGGAGCGAACTTAGCAACGGAAGAATATCAAGGCGCAAAGGTTATCTATGACAGTTCGCTACCAGAGTCCGACTCTCTGGCTGGTGCAGTAATTGATAACTTTGTGTTATTCGCTAACAATCCTAAAGTATTGCGTGATGCTATTAATAATGTCCAGGCTCCAGACTTAAATTTACTGAGTTCTTCCCAATACCAAAAATCTATCAAACAAATACCTAAGGGTTCTTTAGCCACGGCTTTTCTCAATCTCCCTCTAGTGGCACAATGGCAAGGGTTAGATTTACCAGAACCAACCTACGATAGCGAAATCGTCGCTTTCATTTTAAATCCTCAGGGAATCTTGGCAGAAACCAGCTTCTTCACTTCATCAGAAATTGTGCCAACATCACCCCCATTATCTAAACCTGTAGGCGCATTACGATATATTCCCGCATCAGCAGGGCTGGTCATTTCTGGTTCCCACTTAGATAACTTGGGTGACGGCGATTTAGCCAAACTCTGGACACAAGCAAAAACCGCTATCTCTGGTTCCGGAACAGATATAATTTCCCGACTGGTGCAACCATTAACTGATGTGCAGAAAAGTCGGGGTATCAATTTAAGACAAGATATATTTAGCTGGGTACAGGGAGAATACGCCGTTGCACTAATCCCCCGTGCTGGACAAAGCATTCCTGACTGGGTTTTTGTGACAGAAAAGTCAGAAAATGTACCAGAAGCTATTGGGCGTTTAGATGCGATCGCCTCATCTCAAGGACTCAGTACTAATACAATTCAACTGGACAAGCAAACAGTCGTCGCCTGGACAGAATTAACCACTGCAACTCAAAAAGCTGATGGCAAAAACAAACCATCATTTACAGTAGAAGCCAAGGTAAAAGGGGTACATACAACCTTAGGCAATTATGAAATTTTCACCTCTGACCTAGCAACCATTTATGAGGTTTTTACGGACAAGGACAAATCTTTAATCAATAATCGCAACTTCCAAGATAGTATCGCTACCATTCCCCAACCAAATCAAGGTTATGTCTATCTGGACTGGTCAAAAAGTCAAAACTTAGTAGAGCAGCAAATACCCATACTTAAGCTCATAGAATTAGTAGGAAAACCATTCTTTGAGAATTTGCGATCGCTCACCTTCAGTAGTTACGGTAATGAGCCTGGAACGCTTAAAGGCAGTATTTTATTCCAAATTGATCATTGA
- a CDS encoding Uma2 family endonuclease, whose amino-acid sequence MTLQILNKNTTISEQRFLLPGHYTWEELETIETLTADAAGLRITYLDGCIEFMTLGEQHEMIKTILGFLLELYSCEIGINLIPVGSATRRAKEKSASFEPDESYYIGEKKENPDLAIEVNITSGSIDKLEKYKRFNITEVWFWENNQLLLYHLKNENYEQIAQSELFPNLDIELLVSCVLMPSIIDARKQFLQEMSQ is encoded by the coding sequence ATGACACTTCAAATCTTAAATAAAAACACCACTATTTCAGAACAGAGATTTCTCCTACCAGGTCATTATACCTGGGAAGAATTAGAGACAATAGAAACTTTAACCGCAGATGCAGCAGGTTTGCGAATAACTTATCTTGATGGGTGCATTGAATTTATGACTCTTGGTGAACAACACGAAATGATTAAAACCATTCTGGGTTTTTTACTAGAATTATACTCTTGTGAAATAGGTATCAATCTTATTCCAGTAGGTAGTGCTACGCGACGGGCAAAAGAAAAAAGTGCATCCTTTGAACCTGATGAATCTTATTACATCGGAGAAAAAAAAGAAAATCCCGACTTAGCAATTGAAGTCAATATTACCAGTGGCAGTATTGATAAACTAGAAAAATACAAGCGGTTCAATATTACTGAAGTTTGGTTTTGGGAAAACAATCAATTACTATTATATCATCTCAAAAATGAGAATTATGAGCAAATCGCTCAAAGTGAATTATTCCCGAATTTAGATATAGAATTATTGGTAAGCTGTGTTTTAATGCCTTCAATTATTGATGCAAGAAAACAATTTTTACAAGAGATGAGTCAATAA
- a CDS encoding WG repeat-containing protein, with amino-acid sequence MQKYICLFLYLTVINELIGIYHPKVQALSIIVGQKPTPNQSLASRRVTSPLFRILKNGKYGFIDKTGKIVIEPQFDLAWGFIDERSQIQIDDKYGYIDTTGKQIIPPQFQLAFAFSNRLALVLIDYKYGYINPNGKLVIQPQFEEALAFRNGLAAVKVDDKWGYIDFSGKLVIQPQYDKALHFNEGLAAIQIKNKWGYINSQGHIVVQPNFEEALPFSQGLAAVKIGSKYGYINTSAKLVIPPEFDDVWEFTLNLSGVKIGEKWGYINPHGEIVIAAEFNRVTKFAEGLAAVKIDNKYGYIDTQGRMVIQPKFDLALSFTNELALVYVDGKPGYINKTGEFIWNPSN; translated from the coding sequence ATGCAGAAATATATTTGTCTTTTTCTCTATTTGACGGTGATAAATGAGCTAATTGGGATTTATCATCCAAAAGTACAAGCATTAAGTATCATTGTTGGACAAAAGCCAACCCCTAATCAATCATTAGCATCTCGGCGTGTGACAAGTCCACTTTTTCGTATTCTTAAAAATGGCAAGTATGGTTTTATTGACAAAACCGGAAAAATAGTTATTGAGCCGCAATTTGATTTAGCCTGGGGCTTTATCGACGAGCGATCGCAGATTCAAATTGATGATAAATATGGATATATTGACACTACTGGTAAACAGATTATACCTCCACAGTTTCAATTAGCTTTTGCTTTCTCCAACAGACTCGCTTTAGTATTAATTGATTATAAATATGGCTACATTAACCCTAACGGAAAATTAGTTATCCAACCTCAATTTGAGGAAGCTTTAGCTTTTAGGAACGGTCTGGCAGCAGTTAAAGTTGATGATAAGTGGGGTTATATAGACTTTAGTGGCAAATTAGTCATTCAGCCACAATATGATAAAGCTCTACACTTTAACGAAGGATTAGCAGCAATTCAAATCAAGAATAAATGGGGTTATATAAACTCTCAAGGACATATAGTTGTACAACCAAATTTTGAGGAAGCCTTACCTTTTTCCCAAGGCTTAGCAGCAGTTAAAATTGGTAGTAAATACGGTTACATTAATACATCTGCTAAGCTTGTTATCCCACCAGAATTTGATGATGTGTGGGAATTTACATTGAACTTATCAGGTGTAAAAATCGGTGAAAAATGGGGTTATATCAATCCTCATGGTGAGATAGTAATTGCTGCTGAATTTAATAGAGTCACAAAATTTGCTGAAGGATTAGCAGCCGTCAAAATTGATAATAAGTACGGCTACATTGATACTCAAGGTAGGATGGTAATCCAGCCAAAGTTTGACTTGGCTTTGAGTTTTACAAATGAACTGGCTTTGGTATATGTTGATGGCAAGCCTGGCTATATCAATAAAACAGGAGAGTTTATCTGGAATCCCAGCAATTAA